Proteins encoded together in one Bacteroides ovatus window:
- a CDS encoding polyprenol monophosphomannose synthase — MQTSDSIVIIPTYNERENIENIIRAVFGLPQVFHILVIEDGSPDGTATIVRKLQQEFPEQLFMIERKGKLGLGTAYITGFKWALEHAYEYIFEMDADFSHNPNDLPRLYQACSEQGGDVSIGSRYVSGVNVVNWPMGRVLMSYFASKYVRFITGIPVHDTTAGFVCYRRQVLETIDLDHIRFKGYAFQIEMKFTAYKCGFKIIEVPVIFINRELGTSKMNSSIFGEAIFGVIKLKVNSWFHKFPQKK, encoded by the coding sequence ATGCAGACATCGGATAGCATTGTAATTATCCCCACCTATAATGAACGGGAGAACATAGAAAATATCATCCGTGCCGTTTTCGGCCTTCCCCAAGTATTCCATATTCTGGTCATAGAAGACGGCTCTCCGGACGGAACGGCAACCATCGTAAGAAAACTGCAACAAGAATTTCCCGAACAGCTTTTTATGATAGAACGTAAAGGAAAACTAGGACTGGGTACTGCCTACATTACCGGATTTAAATGGGCACTGGAACACGCATACGAGTATATTTTTGAAATGGATGCAGACTTCAGTCATAATCCGAATGATTTACCCCGTTTGTATCAGGCTTGTTCGGAACAAGGAGGAGATGTATCCATCGGTTCCCGTTATGTCAGCGGAGTGAATGTAGTGAATTGGCCGATGGGACGGGTATTGATGTCATACTTTGCCTCTAAATATGTGCGGTTTATCACCGGAATACCTGTACATGACACCACTGCCGGATTTGTTTGCTACCGCCGCCAGGTGTTGGAAACAATCGATTTAGATCATATTCGCTTCAAAGGATATGCCTTTCAGATTGAAATGAAATTCACTGCTTATAAGTGTGGTTTCAAAATTATCGAGGTTCCCGTTATCTTTATTAATCGTGAATTAGGGACTTCTAAAATGAATAGCAGCATCTTTGGAGAAGCCATATTTGGTGTGATAAAATTAAAAGTAAATAGTTGGTTCCATAAATTCCCACAAAAGAAATGA
- the mfd gene encoding transcription-repair coupling factor, with protein MTITELQQQYAAHPNMAVMKRLLKDTSVQTVFCGGLCASAASLFSSVLVQEGGCPFVFILGDLEEAGYFYHDLTQILGTERVLFFPSSFRRSIKYGQKDAANEILRTEVLSRLQKGEEGLCIVTYPDALAEKVVSRKELSNKTLKLNVGEKVDTTFITDVLHSYGFEYVDYVYEPGQYAVRGSIIDVFSFASEYPYRIDFFGDEVESVRTFEVESQLSREKKDGVSIVPDLAVTGDVATSFLDFIPKETTLAMRDFLWLRERIQVVHDEALTPQAIAVQEAEENGGITLEGKLIDGSEFTVRALDFRRLEFGNKPTGTPNASVTFNTSAQPIFHKNFDLVASSFKDYLEKGYSLYICSDSMKQTDRIKAIFEDRGDKINFTPVERTIHEGFVDNTLRLCIFTDHQLFDRFHKYNLKSDKARSGKVALSLKELNQFTPGDYVVHTDHGIGRFSGLVRIPNGDTTQEVLKLVFQNEDVVFVSIHSLHKVSKYKGKEGEAPRLNKLGTGAWEKLKERTKSKIKDIARDLIKLYSQRRQEKGFSYSPDSFLQRELEASFIYEDTPDQSKATIDVKADMESDRPMDRLVCGDVGFGKTEVAIRAAFKAVADNKQVAVLVPTTVLAYQHFQTFRERLKGLPCRVEYLSRARTAAQTKAVLKGLKDGDVGILIGTHRILGKDVQFKDLGLLIVDEEQKFGVSVKEKLRQLKVNVDTLTMTATPIPRTLQFSLMGARDLSVISTPPPNRYPIQTEVHTFNEEVITDAINFEMSRNGQVFFVNNRIANLPELKAMIERHIPDCRVAIGHGQMEPTELEKIILDFVNYDYDVLLATTIIESGIDIPNANTIIINQAQNFGLSDLHQMRGRVGRSNKKAFCYLLAPPLGSLTAEGRRRLQAIENFSDLGSGIHIAMQDLDIRGAGNLLGAEQSGFVADLGYETYQKILTEAVHELKTDEFAELYADEIKGEGQISGEEFVDECQVESDLELLLPANYVTGSSERMLLYRELDGLTLDKDVEAFRARLEDRFGPVPRETEELLRIVPLRRLAARLGAEKIFLKGGRMTLFFVSNPDSPFYQSKAFGKVIDYMMKYTRRCDLREQNGRRSMLIKDVTNVETAVSVLQEIVALQ; from the coding sequence ATGACAATAACTGAGTTGCAACAACAATATGCTGCCCATCCCAATATGGCAGTAATGAAGCGCTTGTTGAAGGACACTTCCGTTCAGACTGTTTTTTGCGGAGGACTGTGTGCATCCGCCGCTTCTCTTTTTTCTTCTGTACTGGTGCAAGAGGGTGGTTGCCCGTTTGTATTTATTTTAGGTGATCTTGAAGAAGCCGGATATTTCTATCACGACTTGACGCAGATATTGGGTACGGAAAGAGTATTGTTCTTTCCATCTTCATTCCGTCGCTCCATCAAGTATGGACAAAAAGATGCGGCCAATGAGATTTTGCGTACAGAAGTACTTAGCCGCTTGCAAAAGGGGGAAGAGGGATTATGTATCGTTACGTACCCGGATGCATTGGCGGAGAAAGTGGTGTCGCGCAAGGAATTGAGTAATAAAACGCTGAAGCTGAATGTAGGAGAGAAAGTGGATACCACTTTCATCACCGATGTGTTGCATAGTTATGGTTTTGAATATGTAGACTACGTATATGAGCCGGGACAATATGCTGTTCGCGGTAGTATTATCGACGTTTTCTCTTTTGCTTCGGAATATCCTTATCGCATCGATTTCTTTGGTGATGAAGTGGAAAGTGTTCGTACCTTTGAAGTGGAGTCTCAATTATCCCGTGAGAAGAAAGATGGAGTGTCTATCGTTCCCGATTTGGCGGTGACAGGAGATGTAGCGACTTCTTTTCTGGATTTTATCCCGAAAGAGACTACCTTGGCGATGCGCGATTTTCTTTGGTTGCGCGAGCGAATCCAGGTGGTACACGATGAGGCGCTGACTCCACAGGCAATAGCCGTTCAGGAGGCCGAAGAGAATGGTGGCATTACATTGGAAGGGAAATTGATAGACGGCAGCGAGTTTACTGTACGGGCACTCGATTTCCGCCGGTTGGAATTTGGTAATAAACCGACCGGAACGCCCAATGCCAGCGTTACTTTCAATACATCTGCCCAGCCTATCTTTCATAAGAATTTCGATCTGGTAGCTTCTTCTTTTAAGGATTATCTGGAAAAAGGCTATTCGCTTTATATCTGCAGTGACAGCATGAAGCAAACAGATCGTATCAAAGCTATTTTTGAAGATCGGGGTGATAAGATTAATTTTACTCCCGTAGAACGTACCATTCACGAAGGTTTTGTAGATAACACACTGCGGCTCTGTATCTTCACAGACCATCAGTTGTTTGATCGTTTTCATAAATATAATCTGAAAAGTGATAAAGCCCGTTCGGGAAAAGTGGCACTATCCTTGAAAGAACTGAATCAGTTCACTCCGGGAGACTATGTGGTGCATACGGATCATGGTATCGGACGTTTTTCCGGCTTGGTACGTATTCCGAATGGTGACACTACGCAAGAGGTTTTGAAACTGGTGTTTCAAAATGAAGATGTGGTGTTCGTCTCTATTCATTCCCTGCATAAGGTTTCCAAATATAAAGGTAAAGAAGGAGAGGCTCCCCGGCTTAACAAATTAGGTACAGGTGCATGGGAGAAACTGAAAGAACGTACGAAGAGTAAAATCAAGGACATTGCCCGCGATTTGATAAAATTGTATTCGCAGCGTCGTCAGGAAAAAGGTTTCTCTTACAGTCCCGATAGTTTCTTGCAGCGTGAGCTGGAAGCATCCTTTATTTATGAAGATACACCGGATCAGAGTAAGGCGACGATTGATGTCAAGGCAGATATGGAAAGTGACCGCCCGATGGACCGTCTAGTCTGTGGCGATGTAGGATTTGGAAAAACAGAAGTTGCGATTCGTGCGGCTTTCAAAGCTGTTGCCGATAATAAACAAGTAGCCGTTCTGGTTCCGACAACAGTACTTGCTTACCAGCATTTTCAGACTTTCCGTGAACGTCTGAAAGGCTTGCCGTGTCGGGTGGAATATTTAAGCCGCGCACGTACTGCCGCACAGACCAAAGCTGTATTGAAGGGATTGAAAGATGGAGATGTCGGTATTCTGATAGGTACCCACCGTATCTTGGGAAAAGATGTCCAGTTTAAAGACTTGGGATTGTTGATTGTGGACGAAGAACAGAAATTCGGTGTCTCTGTCAAAGAAAAGCTGCGCCAGTTGAAAGTGAATGTGGATACACTGACTATGACTGCTACTCCAATTCCCCGTACCCTTCAATTTTCATTGATGGGTGCACGCGACTTGAGTGTGATTTCTACTCCGCCACCCAACCGCTATCCGATTCAGACCGAAGTGCATACTTTTAATGAAGAAGTGATAACGGATGCCATCAATTTTGAGATGAGCCGCAACGGTCAAGTCTTCTTTGTCAATAACCGGATTGCGAACTTGCCGGAATTGAAAGCGATGATCGAACGTCATATCCCGGATTGCCGTGTAGCGATTGGACATGGACAGATGGAACCGACAGAGCTGGAGAAGATTATTCTGGATTTTGTCAACTACGACTATGATGTACTCTTGGCAACTACAATCATCGAAAGTGGTATTGATATTCCGAATGCCAACACTATCATTATCAATCAGGCGCAAAACTTTGGATTGAGTGATCTCCATCAGATGCGTGGACGGGTAGGGCGTAGTAATAAAAAAGCTTTTTGTTATCTGCTGGCTCCTCCGTTAGGTAGTTTGACAGCCGAAGGAAGGCGACGTCTTCAAGCAATTGAAAACTTTAGTGATTTGGGAAGTGGCATTCATATCGCCATGCAGGATTTGGATATTCGTGGAGCCGGAAATCTGCTTGGAGCCGAACAAAGCGGATTTGTTGCCGATTTGGGATATGAGACATATCAGAAAATTCTTACTGAAGCTGTCCATGAGTTAAAGACAGACGAGTTTGCAGAACTGTATGCGGATGAAATCAAGGGCGAAGGACAAATTAGTGGAGAAGAGTTTGTAGACGAGTGTCAGGTAGAAAGCGACCTCGAACTATTGTTGCCTGCCAACTACGTAACAGGCAGCAGCGAACGTATGTTGCTCTATCGCGAACTGGATGGACTGACATTGGACAAAGATGTGGAAGCTTTCCGTGCTCGTCTGGAAGACCGCTTCGGACCGGTTCCCCGGGAAACGGAAGAACTACTCCGTATTGTGCCTCTACGCCGTCTTGCAGCCCGTTTGGGTGCAGAGAAAATCTTCCTGAAAGGTGGGCGGATGACCTTGTTTTTTGTTTCCAATCCGGATAGTCCGTTCTATCAAAGTAAGGCTTTTGGTAAAGTGATAGACTATATGATGAAATATACTCGTCGTTGTGATTTGCGTGAACAGAACGGCAGACGGAGTATGCTGATTAAGGATGTTACTAATGTGGAAACGGCGGTCAGTGTGTTGCAGGAGATTGTGGCTTTGCAATGA
- a CDS encoding type II toxin-antitoxin system RelE/ParE family toxin, with amino-acid sequence MARLKIVWTETATIVLRRILTFYRVRNGNSKYSRSIYTMINDVLKLVAKYPYIYKATSVPNIRVFHCDYFKVYYRVLEEYILVEAIFDTRQDPDKAPF; translated from the coding sequence ATGGCTAGATTAAAGATTGTGTGGACAGAAACTGCTACAATTGTTTTGCGGCGGATTTTGACTTTCTATCGTGTAAGAAACGGAAATTCCAAATATAGTCGTTCTATCTATACAATGATAAACGATGTTCTGAAGTTAGTTGCCAAATATCCATATATATACAAAGCTACTTCTGTGCCTAATATACGTGTTTTTCATTGTGATTACTTTAAGGTATATTATAGAGTGCTTGAAGAATATATTCTTGTGGAAGCTATTTTTGATACTCGCCAAGATCCTGATAAAGCCCCTTTTTAA
- a CDS encoding YgiQ family radical SAM protein encodes MKEYRLTDWLPTTKKEVELRGWNELDVVLFSADAYVDHPSFGAAVIGRILEAEGLKIAIVPQPNWRDDLRDFKKLGRPRLFFGISGGCMDSMVNKYTANKRLRSEDAYTPDGRPDMRPDYPSTVYSQILKKLFPDVPVVIGGIEASLRRLSHYDYWQDKVQKSILCDSGADLLIYGMGEKPLADLVKNMKSLLTTEEPVLTSSKFRTIIGSVPQTAYLCRATEWTSAEDDLQLYSHEECLADKKKQASNFRHIEEESNKYSASRITQAVGNKIVVVNPPYPPMSQKDLDHSFDLPYTRLPHPKYKGKRIPAYDMIKFSINIHRGCFGGCAFCTISAHQGKFIVSRSKESILKEVKEVIQLPDFKGYLSDLGGPSANMYQMKGKDEAICKKCKRPSCIHPKVCPNLNTDHRPLLDIYHAVDTLPGIKKSFIGSGVRYDLLLHQSKDEAINRSTAEYTRELIVNHVSGRLKVAPEHTSDRVLSVMRKPSFEQFETFKKIFDRINREENLRQQLIPYFISSHPGCNEEDMAELAVITKRLDFHLEQVQDFTPTPMTVATEAWYSGFHPYTLEPIFSAKTQREKLAQRQFFFWYKPEERKNIINELRRIGRSDLIDKLYGKKR; translated from the coding sequence ATGAAAGAATATCGATTGACCGACTGGTTACCCACTACCAAAAAAGAAGTTGAACTTCGCGGATGGAATGAATTGGATGTCGTTCTATTCAGTGCTGATGCTTATGTGGATCATCCTTCTTTTGGTGCTGCCGTTATCGGACGCATTCTCGAAGCGGAAGGTTTGAAAATAGCCATCGTTCCCCAACCTAACTGGCGTGACGACCTACGCGACTTCAAGAAGTTGGGACGTCCACGGCTATTCTTCGGTATTTCCGGCGGATGCATGGACTCAATGGTTAATAAATATACCGCCAACAAACGCCTACGCAGTGAAGATGCTTATACTCCGGACGGCCGACCGGATATGCGCCCGGACTATCCTTCTACAGTTTACAGCCAGATACTAAAGAAACTTTTTCCGGATGTTCCGGTAGTCATTGGAGGAATCGAAGCTAGCTTAAGGCGATTGAGTCATTACGATTATTGGCAGGACAAAGTACAAAAGAGTATTTTGTGCGACAGCGGAGCAGATCTGCTCATCTACGGAATGGGAGAAAAGCCTCTTGCAGACCTGGTGAAAAATATGAAAAGCCTGCTCACCACTGAAGAACCTGTACTGACAAGCAGCAAATTTAGAACAATTATCGGATCTGTGCCCCAGACAGCCTATCTTTGTCGTGCAACAGAATGGACATCTGCCGAAGATGACCTTCAACTTTATTCACACGAAGAATGTTTGGCAGATAAAAAGAAACAGGCTAGTAACTTCCGACATATCGAAGAAGAATCCAACAAATATTCGGCTTCACGAATCACACAAGCAGTAGGGAATAAGATAGTCGTAGTCAATCCTCCCTATCCTCCGATGAGCCAGAAAGACCTCGATCATTCGTTTGATTTACCATATACCCGCCTGCCTCATCCAAAATACAAAGGGAAACGGATTCCGGCATACGATATGATTAAATTTTCCATCAACATTCACCGGGGATGTTTCGGCGGCTGTGCATTCTGTACCATTTCCGCCCATCAGGGAAAGTTTATTGTCAGCCGAAGCAAAGAGTCTATACTGAAAGAGGTAAAAGAAGTTATTCAGTTACCCGATTTCAAGGGATATTTAAGTGATTTGGGAGGTCCTTCCGCTAATATGTATCAGATGAAAGGGAAAGATGAAGCTATTTGCAAAAAATGCAAACGACCGTCATGTATTCACCCGAAAGTTTGTCCGAATTTGAATACCGATCACCGCCCTTTACTGGATATTTACCATGCCGTGGATACCTTGCCCGGAATCAAAAAATCGTTTATCGGTAGCGGTGTACGCTATGACCTGTTACTTCATCAAAGCAAAGATGAAGCTATCAACCGTAGCACTGCCGAATATACCCGTGAATTGATAGTCAATCATGTGAGTGGCCGGTTAAAAGTAGCTCCGGAGCATACCAGTGACCGGGTATTATCCGTAATGCGCAAACCTTCTTTTGAGCAATTTGAAACATTCAAAAAGATATTCGACCGCATCAACCGGGAAGAAAATCTGCGTCAACAACTGATTCCGTATTTTATCTCTTCGCATCCCGGATGCAATGAAGAAGACATGGCGGAACTTGCCGTTATCACCAAACGTCTGGACTTCCACCTGGAACAAGTGCAGGACTTCACTCCTACTCCGATGACAGTGGCTACCGAAGCCTGGTATAGCGGATTCCATCCATACACGCTAGAACCGATATTCAGTGCCAAAACCCAACGGGAGAAACTTGCACAACGCCAATTCTTTTTCTGGTACAAACCGGAAGAACGAAAAAACATCATCAATGAGTTGAGACGTATCGGACGTTCAGATTTGATAGACAAGTTATACGGAAAGAAAAGATAA
- a CDS encoding sulfurtransferase TusA family protein, whose protein sequence is MITVDTCGITAYSPLIPAIKAMCTATPGETIEIIMNHADAFQDLKEYLSEQGIGFREIYDGEQMTLQFTINGKF, encoded by the coding sequence ATGATTACGGTAGATACCTGCGGAATAACAGCATACAGTCCGCTGATTCCTGCAATAAAAGCGATGTGCACTGCCACTCCGGGTGAAACGATAGAGATTATCATGAACCATGCTGATGCGTTTCAGGATCTAAAGGAATATCTGTCCGAGCAAGGTATCGGCTTCCGTGAAATCTATGACGGAGAACAAATGACATTACAGTTCACAATCAACGGGAAGTTTTAA
- a CDS encoding xanthan lyase gives MKKIIVFFLGLTFCATFLFAQDIERNVKERLTDYFNQYTATAKISTPKLNSFDINYDRKTIAIYASESFAYQPFRPETVENIYNQVKELLPGPVHYYQLTIYADGKPIEDLVPNFYQNKKKDKERLSLNVDYKGAPWVKNTSRPNEISRGLQDRHIAIWQSHGNYFKNDKNEWGWQRPRLFCTTEDMFTQSFVLPYVIPMLENAGAIVYTPRERDTQKNEIIVDNDTPNASLYLEMGGKKINWANAPVKGFAQKKTIYKDGENPFTDGTCRFIPTERKKKKNKDQVFAEWVPTLPATGKYAVYVSYQTLPNSVSDAKYLVFHNGGVTEFKVNQKIGGGTWVYLGTFEFDKGSNDYGMVVLSNESSEHGVVCADAVRFGGGMGNIARGGKISGLPRYLEGARYSAQWAGMPYEVYAGRKGENDYTDDINTRSNVINYLSGSSVYNPQQSGLGVPLEMTMALHSDAGCSKTDELIGSLGIYTTDFNNGKLNAGTDRYASRDLADILLTQIQKDIYSSYSLPWTRRSMWNRNYSETRLPATPSTIIELLSHQNFADMQLGHDPNFKFTVGRAIYKGILQFITNQHDKEYIVQPLPVSNFAIQFGKKKNTLELSWKGEDDPQEPTARPREYIVYTRIGYGGFDNGTLVSKTSHTVKIEPGLVYSFKVTAVNRGGESFPSEILSAYKAKREQGKVIIINGFDRISGPAVVNTSDKAGFDLMQDPGVPYISNISFCGAQTGFDRTQAGKEGKGSLGHSGNELEGMKIAGNTFDYPFIHGKAIQAAGKYSFVSCSDEAVENGLVTLEDYPVVDYILGLEKEDPASKAYYKTFSSAMQRIMTSYCQAGGNLFVSGAYVGSDMSGTQGNREFTEKILKYGYQGSLTDKSSNQIKGLGRTITIPRLPNESSYAVPAADCIVPVDTAFPVFTYAPGNQSAGIAYKGNYRTFVLGFPFESIQSEADRATIMAGILGFFTQK, from the coding sequence ATGAAGAAAATAATAGTATTTTTTCTAGGCCTTACATTCTGTGCAACTTTTCTTTTTGCGCAGGATATTGAAAGAAATGTAAAAGAGCGGCTGACGGATTACTTCAACCAATATACCGCAACAGCCAAAATCAGCACTCCTAAACTGAATAGCTTCGATATTAATTACGACCGTAAGACGATTGCAATCTATGCATCGGAGAGTTTCGCCTACCAGCCTTTCCGTCCGGAAACTGTAGAAAACATTTATAATCAAGTTAAAGAATTGCTTCCGGGTCCCGTTCATTATTACCAACTCACCATTTATGCGGATGGGAAACCCATTGAAGATTTGGTACCTAATTTCTACCAGAATAAGAAAAAGGATAAGGAGCGGTTATCCTTAAATGTAGATTATAAAGGAGCTCCCTGGGTGAAAAACACTTCACGTCCTAATGAAATCTCACGCGGACTACAAGACCGCCACATTGCAATCTGGCAAAGCCACGGCAACTATTTCAAAAATGATAAAAACGAATGGGGATGGCAACGTCCCCGATTATTCTGCACCACAGAAGACATGTTCACTCAATCTTTTGTCCTTCCTTATGTAATTCCAATGCTGGAAAATGCAGGAGCGATTGTCTATACTCCCCGCGAACGAGATACACAAAAGAATGAAATCATTGTAGATAATGATACCCCCAATGCTTCCCTTTATTTGGAAATGGGGGGTAAAAAGATTAATTGGGCAAATGCTCCGGTAAAAGGATTTGCTCAGAAGAAAACAATCTATAAAGATGGAGAAAATCCTTTCACTGACGGAACCTGTCGTTTTATTCCGACAGAGAGAAAGAAAAAGAAGAATAAAGACCAGGTATTTGCCGAATGGGTGCCTACTCTGCCGGCAACAGGCAAGTATGCTGTTTATGTTTCCTACCAAACATTGCCCAACAGTGTAAGCGACGCCAAATATCTGGTATTCCATAACGGAGGAGTAACCGAATTTAAAGTTAATCAGAAAATAGGTGGAGGCACATGGGTTTACCTCGGAACTTTTGAATTCGATAAAGGGAGCAACGACTACGGCATGGTGGTACTTAGTAACGAGAGCAGCGAACATGGGGTTGTATGCGCCGATGCAGTACGTTTTGGAGGGGGAATGGGAAACATTGCCCGTGGAGGAAAAATCAGCGGGCTACCGCGTTACTTGGAAGGAGCACGCTACTCTGCTCAATGGGCGGGAATGCCATACGAAGTATATGCCGGACGAAAAGGTGAAAACGACTATACAGACGATATCAACACACGCTCTAACGTTATCAATTATTTATCGGGCAGTTCCGTCTATAACCCACAACAGTCGGGTCTGGGCGTACCTTTGGAAATGACGATGGCATTGCACAGTGACGCCGGATGCAGCAAAACAGACGAACTGATCGGATCACTCGGCATTTACACCACCGATTTCAATAATGGCAAACTGAATGCAGGAACAGACCGGTATGCCTCACGTGATCTGGCAGACATTCTGCTGACACAGATTCAGAAAGATATTTATTCAAGCTACAGCTTGCCGTGGACACGCCGCAGCATGTGGAACCGGAATTATAGCGAAACACGTCTTCCGGCTACGCCTTCTACGATTATTGAACTACTCTCCCACCAGAACTTCGCAGATATGCAGTTAGGACATGATCCGAACTTTAAATTTACAGTGGGACGTGCCATCTACAAAGGAATTTTGCAGTTCATTACCAACCAGCACGATAAAGAATACATTGTTCAGCCTCTGCCTGTGAGCAATTTCGCCATTCAATTTGGAAAGAAAAAGAATACATTAGAACTTTCATGGAAAGGCGAAGACGATCCGCAAGAACCGACTGCACGACCACGGGAATACATTGTATATACCCGCATCGGTTATGGAGGTTTTGACAATGGCACTTTAGTCAGCAAAACGTCCCACACCGTTAAAATAGAACCGGGACTTGTTTATTCATTCAAAGTAACTGCTGTAAACCGGGGTGGGGAAAGTTTTCCTTCTGAAATCCTTTCTGCCTATAAAGCCAAACGTGAACAGGGAAAAGTAATCATCATCAATGGCTTTGACAGAATCAGCGGTCCGGCGGTCGTTAACACTTCTGATAAAGCTGGATTCGATCTAATGCAAGATCCCGGCGTTCCGTATATATCGAATATTTCATTTTGCGGAGCACAAACCGGCTTCGACCGTACACAAGCCGGTAAAGAAGGAAAAGGAAGTCTGGGACATAGCGGAAACGAATTAGAAGGAATGAAAATTGCAGGAAACACGTTCGACTATCCTTTTATTCACGGAAAAGCAATTCAGGCAGCCGGAAAATATAGTTTCGTATCATGCAGCGACGAAGCAGTAGAGAACGGATTGGTTACATTAGAAGATTATCCGGTGGTAGATTATATTTTGGGACTGGAAAAAGAAGATCCTGCAAGTAAAGCATATTACAAGACATTCTCTTCGGCTATGCAACGGATTATGACCAGTTATTGCCAAGCGGGAGGTAACCTGTTTGTCAGTGGTGCTTATGTAGGAAGTGATATGAGTGGAACACAAGGAAACCGGGAGTTTACGGAGAAAATACTGAAATATGGTTATCAAGGTAGCCTGACGGATAAGAGTTCGAATCAGATTAAAGGATTGGGCCGTACTATTACAATCCCACGTCTGCCTAATGAAAGCAGTTATGCTGTACCTGCTGCCGATTGTATTGTTCCCGTAGATACTGCTTTCCCCGTATTTACGTATGCACCCGGCAATCAGAGTGCAGGTATTGCCTACAAAGGAAACTACCGTACTTTTGTATTGGGCTTTCCTTTTGAAAGTATCCAGTCCGAAGCAGACCGGGCAACCATTATGGCAGGCATTCTGGGATTCTTTACTCAAAAATAA